One segment of Lepus europaeus isolate LE1 chromosome 16, mLepTim1.pri, whole genome shotgun sequence DNA contains the following:
- the LOC133775275 gene encoding MORF4 family-associated protein 1: MRPLDAVELAEPEQVEVLEPEEDFEQFLLPVIHEMRDDIAALSRERGRAPPRDRGKLWEMDNLLIQIKTQVEASEESALNHLPGAGGAARADRADEKAREAAKMAEMLVELVRRIERSESS, from the coding sequence ATGCGGCCCCTGGACGCGGTGGAGCTGGCGGAGCCCGAGCAGGTGGAGGTGCTGGAGCCCGAGGAGGACTTCGAGCAGTTCCTGCTGCCGGTCATCCACGAGATGCGCGACGACATCGCGGCGCTGAGCCGCGAGCGCGGGCGCGCGCCCCCGCGGGACCGCGGCAAGCTGTGGGAGATGGACAATCTGCTCATCCAGATCAAGACGCAGGTGGAGGCGTCGGAGGAGAGCGCCCTGAACCACCTGCCGGGCGCCGGCGGCGCGGCCAGGGCCGACCGGGCCGACGAGAAGGCGCGCGAGGCGGCCAAGATGGCCGAGATGCTGGTGGAGCTGGTGCGGCGGATAGAGCGGAGCGAGTCGTCGTGA
- the S100P gene encoding protein S100-P, with translation MTELETAMGMIIDVFARYAGGEGDPQSLTKGELRVLMEKELPGFLQSGKDKDVVDKLLRDLDANGDAEVDFSEFVVFVAALTSACHKYFVQAGPK, from the exons ATGACAGAGCTGGAGACAGCCATGGGCATGATCATCGACGTCTTTGCCCGGTACGCGGGCGGCGAGGGCGACCCGCAGAGCCTCACCAAGGGGGAGCTCAGGGTGCTGATGGAGAAGGAACTCCCTGGCTTCCTGCAG AGCGGGAAGGACAAGGATGTGGTGGACAAGCTGCTCAGGGACCTGGACGCCAACGGGGACGCCGAGGTGGACTTCAGCGAGTTCGTGGTGTTCGTGGCTGCGCTCACGTCTGCCTGTCACAAGTACTTTGTGCAGGCAGGGCCCAAATGA